In Lotus japonicus ecotype B-129 chromosome 5, LjGifu_v1.2, one genomic interval encodes:
- the LOC130718485 gene encoding transcription factor RAX3-like: MGRAPCCDKANVKKGPWSPEEDAKLKSYIDEHGTGGNWIALPQKIGLKRCGKSCRLRWLNYLRPNLKHGGFSEEEDNIICSLYISIGSRWSVIAAQLPGRTDNDIKNYWNTRLKKKLFGKHRNKEARNRGNGGVKQESNNRESVEYPLSLVHENSTTHQQPYLPHIPVLSPPPPLQYTNQGASFKDQDSIRKLLIKLGGRFSNEYHHPTFDG, translated from the exons ATGGGCAGGGCTCCTTGCTGTGACAAAGCGAACGTGAAGAAAGGTCCATGGTCGCCAGAAGAAGATGCCAAGCTCAAGTCCTACATAGATGAGCATGGCACCGGTGGCAACTGGATTGCTTTGCCACAAAAGATTG GACTGAAGCGTTGTGGCAAGAGTTGCCGTCTCAGGTGGCTAAACTACCTACGCCCTAATCTCAAGCATGGTGGTTTCTCCGAGGAAGAAGACAACATCATTTGCAGCCTTTACATTAGTATTGGAAGCAG GTGGTCGGTGATTGCAGCTCAACTGCCCGGAAGAACCGATAATGACATAAAGAACTACTGGAACACAAGGCTCAAAAAGAAGCTTTTTGGGAAGCACCGTAACAAAGAAGCACGAAATAGAGGCAACGGTGGTGTTAAGCAAGAAAGCAATAATAGAGAGAGTGTTGAATATCCCTTATCCTTGGTTCATGAAAATAGTACTACTCATCAACAACCATATTTGCCACACATCCCTGTGctatcaccaccgccacctttGCAATACACAAACCAAGGCGCTAGTTTCAAGGACCAAGATTCTATTAGAAAATTGCTCATCAAACTTGGAGGGAGATTTTCCAATGAGTATCATCATCCTACCTTTGATGGGTAA